The window CTCCGCGTTTTCCCGGGCTCCCGTCAGGTCCATCTTGCTGAAGGCGAGCAAGGTGGGACGGGCCGCGAGTTCCGGACCGAACTTCTCCATTTCGTCGCGGATGGTGCGGTAGGCCGCGACGATCCCGTCGGGATCCTGCGACGCGTCGAGCAGGTGGATCAGCCCCTCCGTCCGCTCGGCGTGCCTCAAGAACCGGTGCCCCAGCCCAACTCCCCGGTGCGCGCCCTCGATCAGGCCCGGCAGGTCCGCTACGACGATCTCCTCGTCCCGGTGGGAGACCACTCCGAGGACGGGGGAGAGGGTCGTGAACGGGTAGTCCGCGATCTTCGGGTGTGCCCGCGAAATACGCGAAAGAAGCGTCGATTTCCCGGCGTTCGGAAGGCCGATCAGCCCGATCTCGGCGATCAGCTTGAGCTCAAGCCGCAGGCGCCGCTCCCGCCCGGGGCGCCCGGGTTCCGCCTGGTCGGGGGCCTGGTTCACGGAGGAGGTGAACGCCGAATTGCCGCGGCCCCCGCGCCCCCCCTTCGCGACCAGGACCGTTTCCCCGGCGCGCGTGAGATCCGCGAGGATCTCGCCGGTATCCGCGTCGGTGATGATCGTCCCGGGAGGCACGGCGATCCGTCGGTCGGGGGCGCCTTTCCCGTGCATGTTCTTTCCCATGCCGTGCTGGCCGCGTGCCGCCTTGAACAGGTTCCGGTACCGGAAGTCGAGCAGGGTGGAGAGGCTCGGGCTCACTTCGAGGAGGACGCTCCCGCCGTTGCCGCCGTTGCCGCCATCGGGACCGCCGCGGGGAACGAACTTTTCGCGGCGAAAACTGACGCAGCCCCGACCACCGTCCCCGGAGCGGACGGTGATCGTGGCTTCATCGATGAAGTGCATGAACGGGAGGCGCTACGAGGCGGAGAGGACGGAAACCCTCTTGCGATCTTTTCCCATGCGGGCGAACTGAACCACGCCGTCGATCAGGGCGAACAGGGTATGGTCCT of the Deltaproteobacteria bacterium genome contains:
- the obgE gene encoding GTPase ObgE is translated as MHFIDEATITVRSGDGGRGCVSFRREKFVPRGGPDGGNGGNGGSVLLEVSPSLSTLLDFRYRNLFKAARGQHGMGKNMHGKGAPDRRIAVPPGTIITDADTGEILADLTRAGETVLVAKGGRGGRGNSAFTSSVNQAPDQAEPGRPGRERRLRLELKLIAEIGLIGLPNAGKSTLLSRISRAHPKIADYPFTTLSPVLGVVSHRDEEIVVADLPGLIEGAHRGVGLGHRFLRHAERTEGLIHLLDASQDPDGIVAAYRTIRDEMEKFGPELAARPTLLAFSKMDLTGARENAERALVEIGHPAGEIHFISAATGEGIAPLLDGMLALRKRQTHVA